The following proteins are co-located in the Callithrix jacchus isolate 240 chromosome 10, calJac240_pri, whole genome shotgun sequence genome:
- the EFEMP2 gene encoding EGF-containing fibulin-like extracellular matrix protein 2, translated as MLPCASCLPGSLLLWALLLLLSGPASPQDSEEPDSYTECTDGYEWDPDSQHCRDVNECLTIPEACKGEMKCINHYGGYLCLPRSAAVINDLHGEGPPPPVPPAQHPNPCPPGYEPDDQESCVDVDECAQALHDCRPSQDCHNLPGSYQCTCPDGYRKIGPECVDIDECRYRYCQHRCVNLPGSFRCQCEPGFQLGPNNRSCVDVNECDMGAPCEQRCFNSYGTFLCRCHQGYELHRDGFSCSDIDECSYSSYLCQYRCVNEPGRFSCHCPQGYQLLATRLCQDIDECESGAHQCSEAQTCVNFHGGYRCVDTNRCVEPYIQVSDNRCLCPASNPLCREQPSSIVHRYMTITSERSVPADVFQIQATSVYPGAYNAFQIRAGNSQGDFYIRQINNVSAMLVLARPVTGPREYVLDLEMVTMNSLMSYRASSVLRLTVFVGAYTF; from the exons ATGCTCCCCTGCGCGTCCTGCCTCCCGGGGTCTCTACTGCTCTgggcgctgctgctgctgctctccgGGCCAGCGTCTCCTCAGGATTCGGAAGAGCCCGACAGCTACACG GAATGCACAGATGGCTATGAGTGGGACCCAGACAGCCAGCACTGCCGGG ATGTCAACGAGTGTCTGACCATCCCTGAGGCCTGCAAGGGGGAAATGAAGTGCATCAACCACTACGGGGGCTACTTGTGCCTGCCCCGCTCCGCTGCCGTCATCAATGACCTACACGGCGAGGGACCCCCACCACCAGTGCCTCCCGCTCAACACCCCAACCCCTGCCCACCAGGCTATGAGCCCGACGATCAGGAGAGCTGTGTGG ATGTGGATGAGTGTGCCCAGGCCCTGCACGACTGTCGCCCCAGCCAGGACTGCCATAACTTGCCTGGCTCCTATCAGTGCACCTGCCCTGATGGTTACCGCAAGATCGGGCCCGAGTGTGTGG ACATAGACGAGTGCCGCTACCGCTACTGCCAGCACCGCTGTGTGAACCTGCCTGGCTCCTTCCGCTGCCAGTGCGAGCCGGGCTTCCAGCTGGGGCCTAACAACCGCTCCTGTGTGG ATGTGAACGAGTGTGACATGGGAGCCCCATGTGAGCAGCGCTGCTTCAACTCCTATGGGACCTTCCTGTGTCGCTGCCACCAGGGCTATGAGCTGCACCGGGACGGCTTCTCCTGCAGCG ATATTGATGAGTGTAGCTACTCCAGCTACCTCTGCCAGTACCGCTGCGTCAACGAGCCAGGCCGGTTCTCCTGCCACTGCCCACAGGGCTACCAGCTGCTGGCTACACGCCTCTGCCAAG ACATTGATGAGTGTGAGTCGGGTGCACACCAGTGCTCCGAGGCCCAAACCTGTGTCAACTTCCATGGGGGCTACCGCTGTGTGGACACCAACCGCTGCGTGGAGCCCTATATCCAGGTCTCTGACAA CCGCTGCCTCTGCCCAGCCTCCAACCCTCTGTGTCGAGAGCAACCTTCGTCCATTGTGCACCGCTACATGACCATCACCTCAGAGCGGAGCGTGCCCGCCGACGTGTTCCAGATCCAGGCGACCTCCGTCTACCCTGGCGCCTACAATGCCTTTCAGATCCGTGCTGGAAATTCGCAGGGGGACTTCTACATTAGG CAAATCAACAACGTCAGCGCCATGCTGGTCCTCGCCCGGCCGGTGACAGGCCCCCGGGAGTATGTGTTGGACCTGGAGATGGTCACCATGAACTCCCTCATGAGCTACCGGGCCAGCTCTGTACTGAGACTCACCGTCTTCGTGGGGGCCTACACCTTCTGA